A genomic stretch from Candidatus Dadabacteria bacterium includes:
- a CDS encoding NADH-quinone oxidoreductase subunit I, producing the protein MVAMAINVKVLERPRLSFWEKLYIPQVLKGLMITIRHITRHQPITVKYPEEVKALPENYRGLHVMPADDEGEIRCVACKLCEIACPTQAISIVSEPADDYGIERRPKVYNIDFMRCVFCGFCVEACPCDALRMGMKYELSSYNRAGLVHTKGVFFDPNVKSDAPRDNANFLYKMGKGEILDSPEEISKIMGLDGTYSEKPDTPPAT; encoded by the coding sequence ATGGTTGCTATGGCGATAAACGTAAAAGTGCTTGAGCGACCGCGGCTTTCTTTCTGGGAGAAGCTTTACATTCCCCAGGTGCTAAAGGGCCTTATGATCACCATAAGGCACATCACGCGTCACCAGCCGATAACCGTGAAATACCCCGAGGAGGTAAAAGCGCTTCCCGAGAACTACAGGGGGCTTCACGTGATGCCTGCCGATGACGAGGGCGAGATAAGGTGCGTTGCGTGCAAGCTCTGCGAGATCGCGTGTCCCACCCAGGCTATCTCCATAGTCTCGGAACCCGCGGACGATTACGGAATCGAGAGAAGGCCCAAGGTATACAACATAGATTTCATGCGCTGCGTTTTCTGCGGCTTTTGCGTCGAGGCCTGCCCGTGCGATGCGCTTCGGATGGGAATGAAGTATGAACTCTCTTCGTATAACCGCGCGGGACTCGTTCACACCAAAGGGGTTTTCTTCGACCCTAACGTAAAAAGCGACGCCCCGAGGGACAACGCGAACTTTCTTTACAAGATGGGCAAAGGGGAGATACTCGATTCCCCAGAGGAAATTTCAAAAATAATGGGACTTGACGGCACCTACTCCGAGAAACCGGATACGCCTCCGGCCACATGA
- a CDS encoding Na+:solute symporter, whose translation MKLHAVDWMLLGLYLVFSLGVGLYFSRRASGSLSDYFVSGRGLPWWLLGTSMVATTFAADTPLAITGWIRTEGIWKNWFWWNYIFSHALVIVVFSRLWRRAQVITDNELIELRYGGRPAAFLRGFKAFYFSTIFNFIVMGWVITAMIKVFEVFFGVGQIYAVSLCVGIVLIYTVFSGLWGVVITDFVQYAIALGGTIILAVVVINSDAVGGYGQFVSKIAELPPEQTSMFITQAAGTEEFFSSDFFTFLIFMTVVWWSSHNADGGGYFIQRLCSAKDERHALAGTAWFALNHYVLRLWPWVLVALASVVIFPEAAGVAGGDDESVYLVMIRDFLPPGLRGLLLVSFLAAFMSTVSTHLNWGASYLVNDLYRRFVRQSAPQRHYVAVSRIATVVLAVIAGAVALQIKNIGDAWIFLWAMSSGIGLVLILRWFWWRINAWSEIVALASSLATILVLILYTEARGIPLELRHQILVVPVSIACWVAATFVTAPESWEKLSEFYSRVRPPGLWSPVRKKAGIAPGRGVFSSVLLNWSLVVSFLLCFMIGTGKLVLGDVETALWLLCGSALALALILYRRGSFFR comes from the coding sequence ATGAAACTCCACGCCGTAGACTGGATGCTGCTCGGCCTCTACCTGGTCTTTTCCCTGGGTGTAGGCCTTTATTTTTCAAGGAGGGCGTCCGGAAGTCTTTCAGACTATTTCGTTTCGGGGCGCGGGCTTCCCTGGTGGCTTCTTGGAACCTCGATGGTCGCCACCACTTTTGCCGCCGACACCCCGCTTGCCATAACCGGGTGGATAAGGACCGAAGGGATATGGAAGAACTGGTTCTGGTGGAACTACATCTTCAGCCACGCGCTCGTGATAGTGGTTTTCTCGAGACTCTGGAGAAGGGCTCAGGTTATAACCGACAACGAACTGATAGAGCTTCGCTACGGGGGCCGCCCCGCCGCGTTTCTCCGGGGGTTTAAGGCGTTTTATTTCTCGACGATTTTTAATTTCATAGTGATGGGGTGGGTTATAACCGCGATGATCAAGGTGTTTGAGGTCTTTTTCGGAGTGGGGCAGATATACGCGGTTTCGCTTTGCGTAGGAATCGTGCTCATCTACACGGTCTTCTCCGGGCTCTGGGGAGTCGTGATAACGGATTTCGTACAGTACGCGATAGCCCTCGGCGGCACGATCATACTCGCGGTCGTGGTAATAAATTCTGACGCGGTCGGAGGGTACGGGCAGTTCGTAAGCAAAATCGCGGAGCTTCCCCCCGAGCAGACCTCCATGTTCATCACGCAGGCTGCAGGCACTGAAGAGTTTTTTTCCTCTGACTTTTTCACATTCCTTATTTTCATGACTGTTGTCTGGTGGTCCTCCCACAACGCTGACGGTGGAGGTTACTTCATACAGCGGCTTTGTTCCGCAAAAGACGAGAGACATGCCCTTGCGGGCACGGCGTGGTTTGCGCTTAACCATTATGTGCTTCGCCTCTGGCCGTGGGTTCTGGTTGCACTGGCTTCGGTGGTAATCTTTCCCGAGGCGGCCGGAGTGGCGGGAGGGGATGATGAGTCAGTTTACCTTGTGATGATCAGGGACTTTCTCCCGCCGGGTCTTCGGGGTCTTCTGCTGGTTTCCTTTCTCGCGGCGTTTATGTCCACGGTATCGACGCACCTTAACTGGGGGGCTTCGTATCTAGTGAACGATCTTTACAGGAGGTTCGTGCGGCAAAGCGCCCCGCAGCGCCATTACGTGGCGGTCTCGAGGATCGCAACCGTGGTGCTTGCCGTTATCGCGGGCGCAGTGGCGCTTCAGATAAAAAACATAGGGGACGCCTGGATATTTCTCTGGGCCATGAGTTCGGGAATCGGCCTTGTGCTCATACTCAGGTGGTTCTGGTGGAGGATAAACGCCTGGAGCGAGATAGTGGCGCTTGCATCGTCGCTTGCGACCATACTGGTTCTGATTCTCTACACAGAGGCCAGAGGCATTCCGCTTGAACTGCGCCACCAGATACTTGTCGTTCCCGTCTCGATAGCCTGCTGGGTTGCGGCCACTTTCGTCACCGCTCCCGAGTCCTGGGAAAAACTCTCGGAATTCTATTCGAGGGTAAGGCCCCCTGGCCTCTGGTCCCCTGTCCGCAAGAAAGCGGGGATTGCGCCGGGGCGGGGAGTCTTCTCTTCTGTTCTTCTTAACTGGTCGCTTGTCGTATCCTTTCTTCTCTGTTTCATGATAGGGACGGGAAAGCTCGTTCTGGGAGACGTAGAAACCGCGCTCTGGCTTCTTTGCGGCTCGGCACTTGCGCTTGCCCTCATCCTTTACCGCCGCGGCAGTTTTTTCCGCTAG